One window of the Pyxicephalus adspersus chromosome 5, UCB_Pads_2.0, whole genome shotgun sequence genome contains the following:
- the TCEA1 gene encoding transcription elongation factor A protein 1 isoform X1 translates to MSASGGEEIIRIAKRMERMVQKKNTAGALDLLKELKNLPMTLELLQSTRIGMSVNAIRKQSSDDDVTSLAKSLIKSWKKLLDGPSGDKDQEEKKKEQPPPAQNSPEAREESSSSSNSSFRKEDCAAPSDFITSYPRAPSTSDPVRIKCRELLSQALKTGDDYITIGADDEELGAQIEESVYQEFKNTDAKYKNRVRSRIANLKDVKNPNLRRNVLCGNIAPSVFARMSAEEMASDELKEMRKNLTKEAIREHQMARTGGTQTDLFSCGKCKKKNCTYTQVQTRSADEPMTTFVFCNECGNRWKFC, encoded by the exons ATGAGCGCGTCCGGCGGGGAGGAGATTATCCGCATCGCCAAGAGGATGGAGCGGATGGTACAGAAGAAGAACACG GCTGGGGCTTTAGATTTGTTAAAGGAACTTAAAAATCTCCCTATGACTCTGGAGCTTCTTCAG tcCACACGAATTGGAATGTCTGTGAACGCCATCCGTAAACAAAGCTCAGATGACGACGTGACCTCTCTAGCCAAATCTCTCATTAAGTCCTGGAAAAAACTTCTAG ATGGTCCTTCAGGTGACAAAgatcaagaggaaaaaaaaaaagagcagccgCCTCCTGCCCAGAACAGCCCAGAGGCCAGGGAAGAAAG CAGTTCAAGCAGTAATTCAAGCTTTCGGAAGGAGGACTGTGCTGCCCCATCTGACTTCATTACCTCCTATCCGCGAGCTCCTAGTACCTCAGACCCAGTTAGAATTAAATGCAGAGAACTACTGTCTCAAGCCCTGAAGACAGGAG atGATTACATTACAATTGGTGCAGATGACGAGGAGCTTGGAGCTCAGATTGAGGAAT CTGTGTATCAGGAGTTTAAAAACACAGATGCAAAATACAAGAACAGAGTTCGAAGCAGAATTGCTAACCTAAAGGATGTGAAAAACCCCAATTTGAGGCGAAACGTCCTTTGCGGCAACATTGCTCCAAGTGTGTTTGCCAGAATGTCTGCAGAG GAAATGGCTAGTGATGAGCTTAAAGAAATGAGGAAAAACCTGACTAAGGAGGCCATTCGGGAGCACCAGATGGCCAGGACAGGTGGTACACAGACTGACCTGTTTAGCTgcggaaaatgtaaaaagaagaattGTACATACACACAG gttcaGACCCGCAGTGCTGATGAACCTATGACAACATTTGTATTCTGTAATGAATGTGGAAACCGTTGGAAG ttttgttAA
- the TCEA1 gene encoding transcription elongation factor A protein 1 isoform X2, with the protein MSASGGEEIIRIAKRMERMVQKKNTAGALDLLKELKNLPMTLELLQSTRIGMSVNAIRKQSSDDDVTSLAKSLIKSWKKLLDGPSGDKDQEEKKKEQPPPAQNSPEAREESSSSNSSFRKEDCAAPSDFITSYPRAPSTSDPVRIKCRELLSQALKTGDDYITIGADDEELGAQIEESVYQEFKNTDAKYKNRVRSRIANLKDVKNPNLRRNVLCGNIAPSVFARMSAEEMASDELKEMRKNLTKEAIREHQMARTGGTQTDLFSCGKCKKKNCTYTQVQTRSADEPMTTFVFCNECGNRWKFC; encoded by the exons ATGAGCGCGTCCGGCGGGGAGGAGATTATCCGCATCGCCAAGAGGATGGAGCGGATGGTACAGAAGAAGAACACG GCTGGGGCTTTAGATTTGTTAAAGGAACTTAAAAATCTCCCTATGACTCTGGAGCTTCTTCAG tcCACACGAATTGGAATGTCTGTGAACGCCATCCGTAAACAAAGCTCAGATGACGACGTGACCTCTCTAGCCAAATCTCTCATTAAGTCCTGGAAAAAACTTCTAG ATGGTCCTTCAGGTGACAAAgatcaagaggaaaaaaaaaaagagcagccgCCTCCTGCCCAGAACAGCCCAGAGGCCAGGGAAGAAAG TTCAAGCAGTAATTCAAGCTTTCGGAAGGAGGACTGTGCTGCCCCATCTGACTTCATTACCTCCTATCCGCGAGCTCCTAGTACCTCAGACCCAGTTAGAATTAAATGCAGAGAACTACTGTCTCAAGCCCTGAAGACAGGAG atGATTACATTACAATTGGTGCAGATGACGAGGAGCTTGGAGCTCAGATTGAGGAAT CTGTGTATCAGGAGTTTAAAAACACAGATGCAAAATACAAGAACAGAGTTCGAAGCAGAATTGCTAACCTAAAGGATGTGAAAAACCCCAATTTGAGGCGAAACGTCCTTTGCGGCAACATTGCTCCAAGTGTGTTTGCCAGAATGTCTGCAGAG GAAATGGCTAGTGATGAGCTTAAAGAAATGAGGAAAAACCTGACTAAGGAGGCCATTCGGGAGCACCAGATGGCCAGGACAGGTGGTACACAGACTGACCTGTTTAGCTgcggaaaatgtaaaaagaagaattGTACATACACACAG gttcaGACCCGCAGTGCTGATGAACCTATGACAACATTTGTATTCTGTAATGAATGTGGAAACCGTTGGAAG ttttgttAA